A window of the Mus pahari chromosome 1, PAHARI_EIJ_v1.1, whole genome shotgun sequence genome harbors these coding sequences:
- the Ppp1r14b gene encoding LOW QUALITY PROTEIN: protein phosphatase 1 regulatory subunit 14B (The sequence of the model RefSeq protein was modified relative to this genomic sequence to represent the inferred CDS: inserted 1 base in 1 codon): MLQLPPGAPAAAXRRGAARSGARELTGASGPEPAGGRPGGGGAGRGPSAHVAPAAAMADSGPAGGAALAAPAPGPGSGSTGPRVYFQSPPGAAGEGPGGADDDGPVRRQGKVTVKYDRKELRKRLNLEEWILEQLTRLYDCQEEEIPELEIDVDELLDMESDDTRAARVKELLVDCYKPTEAFISGLLDKIRGMQKLSTPQKK; the protein is encoded by the exons ATGCTGCAGCTGCCCCCGGGCGCCCCCGCCGCCG CTCGCCGCGGAGCTGCGCGGAGCGGAGCCCGCGAGCTAACCGGAGCCAGCGGCCCGGAGCCAGCCGGCGGGCGTCCGGGAGGCGGCGGCGCAGGGAGGGGCCCGAGCGCGCACGTGGCCCCGGCGGCCGCCATGGCGGACAGCGGCCCCGCGGGGGGCGCGGCGTTAGCAGCCCCGGCCCCCGGGCCGGGCAGTGGCAGCACAGGGCCCCGAGTCTACTTCCAGAGTCCCCCTGGGGCCGCAGGCGAAGGCCCGGGGGGCGCAGATGACGATGGCCCGGTGAGACGGCAAGGGAAGGTCACCGTCAAGTACGACCGCAAGGAGCTACGGAAGCGCCTCAACCTGGAGGAGTGGATTTTAGAACAGCTCACGCGACTCTACGACTGCCAG GAGGAGGAGATCCCGGAGCTGGAGATAGATGTGGATGAACTTCTGGACATGGAAAGTGATGATACCCGGGCTGCTAGAGTCAAG GAGCTGTTAGTTGACTGTTACAAACCCACTGAG GCCTTCATCTCTGGCCTGCTGGACAAGATCCGGGGCATGCAGAAGCTGAGCACACCCCAGAAGAAGTGA
- the Fkbp2 gene encoding peptidyl-prolyl cis-trans isomerase FKBP2 produces the protein MRLSWILTILSICLSALATATGAEGKRKLQIGVKKRVDHCPIKSRKGDVLHMHYTGKLEDGTEFDSSLPQNQPFVFSLGTGQVIKGWDQGLLGMCEGEKRKLVIPSELGYGERGAPPKIPGGATLVFEVELLKIERRSEL, from the exons ATGAGGCTGAGCTGGATCCTGACAATACTGTCCATTTGCCTGAGTGCCCTGGCTACAGCCACGGGGGCCGAAGGCAAACGGAAGCTGCAGATTGGAGTGAAGAAACGTGTGGACCACTGTCCCATCAAGTCTAGAAAGGGAGATGTCTTACACATGCACTACACG GGAAAGCTAGAAGATGGGACGGAGTTTGACAGCAGCCTACCGCAGAACCAGCCCTTTGTTTTCTCCCTTGGCACTGGCCAGGTTATCAAGGGCTGGGACCAGGGGCTGCTGGG GATGTGTGAAGGGGAAAAGCGGAAGCTGGTGATCCCATCCGAGCTGG GATATGGAGAGCGGGGAGCCCCCCCAAAGATCCCAG GTGGAGCAACCCTGGTGTTTGAGGTGGAGCTGCTCAAGATTGAGAGACGTTCAGAACTGTAG
- the LOC115064279 gene encoding uncharacterized protein LOC115064279, giving the protein MPQGAGSHAVRGGALGLGAGRGTVVGGTTEPVRVEGGTQWSIAGLGGVGGGTWGLEEELEQVESGALGSETEGVRSQALEVGLQPVSGVAPLQETRSNIAEGGAAGPGAELHAVKGGAKEPCTELSVSYGPGRPRGGGLRGGRAWGRGRPRTPAGEVVWVERARRPTDSEPVWVPRRPPRAQSWGGAPGGGGTGPDWGVPPEDRGSSEPPSGDVWVPRGRTPAAAADVWVCWTGGSWVWREWGRPVGTNPVQSDRVWTLRKGASGN; this is encoded by the coding sequence ATGCCGCAGGGGGCGGGCTCTCACGCCGTACGGGGCGGAGCCCTGGGGCTCGGGGCGGGACGCGGAACAGTAGTGGGAGGGACAACGGAGCCAGTGCGAGTAGAGGGCGGAACCCAGTGGTCCATAGCTGGATTAGGAGGCGTGGGAGGCGGGACTTGGGGTTTagaggaggagctggagcagGTGGAAAGTGGAGCCTTGGGCTCGGAGACAGAGGGCGTGAGATCCCAGGCTTTGGAGGTGGGACTTCAGCCAGTGAGTGGCGTGGCCCCTCTGCAGGAGACTAGGTCTAACATTGCGGAGGGCGGAGCTGCAGGTCCGGGGGCGGAGCTGCATGCCGTAAAGGGTGGGGCCAAGGAGCCTTGCACAGAGCTAAGCGTGAGCTATGGCCCGGGGCGTCCACGCGGGGGCGGTCTCCGTGGTGGCCGCGCCTGGGGTCGCGGTAGACCGAGAACTCCCGCTGGAGAGGTTGTTTGGGTGGAGCGGGCTCGGCGCCCTACTGACTCTGAGCCAGTCTGGGTTCCCCGGAGGCCCCCAAGAGCTCAGAGTTGGGGAGGTGCCCCTGGTGGAGGAGGCACGGGGCCGGACTGGGGGGTGCCCCCGGAGGACCGGGGCTCCTCAGAGCCACCTAGTGGAGATGTCTGGGTGCCTCGGGGCCGAACACCTGCAGCAGCTGCAGATGTATGGGTGTGCTGGACAGGGGGCAGCTGGGTGTGGCGGGAGTGGGGTCGTCCAGTCGGGACAAATCCGGTGCAATCAGATAGGGTTTGGACTTTGCGTAAAGGGGCTAGCGGGAACTGA